The following proteins are encoded in a genomic region of Enterocloster clostridioformis:
- a CDS encoding MATE family efflux transporter yields MNLTDDLTNGIIWKQLTALALPLIWGNILQQMYNTIDSFVVGHYIGETAFAAAGVAGSVMNLSLFVISGCCNGIAIIIAELYGQKNWDLLRKESFLSLAFGGGFTIMLSMCGMLALQPLLRGIQTPAEVAGFVQEYLRIIYLGLPAVFLYNWCAAVLRGAGDTGASLWILLLAMGLNTILDFLFVLSFGLGMAGTAYATVVSQLFAAFICLGYMKKQTPKLLFHARDVSFHFPLFMRTIMLGTISALHQSSLYIGKLLVQGAVNTGGTGMISAYTATARIEGFANSFGDSGCTAISIFTAQNRGAHKRVRIRQGFLCGLRMMAGLGLVLSITMFLTSGPAVILLMGAASGPVLNHARSYMNVISVFYVLCFLGNSFVGFYRGLGMVQIPVFGTILHISIRVILSYVLIRHWGLAAVAFATGAGWAAVVLFQWILYRRVTTEPEA; encoded by the coding sequence ATGAATCTGACTGATGACTTAACAAACGGCATTATCTGGAAACAGTTGACTGCCCTGGCCCTGCCTTTGATATGGGGAAATATCCTGCAGCAGATGTATAACACCATTGATTCCTTTGTAGTGGGGCATTATATCGGAGAAACCGCCTTTGCAGCCGCGGGCGTTGCAGGCAGTGTCATGAACTTGTCTCTTTTTGTCATAAGCGGGTGCTGTAACGGGATTGCGATTATCATAGCGGAATTGTATGGACAAAAGAACTGGGATTTATTAAGGAAAGAAAGCTTTCTATCGCTTGCATTCGGGGGCGGCTTTACGATCATGCTGAGTATGTGCGGGATGCTGGCCTTGCAGCCTTTACTCAGAGGCATACAGACACCGGCAGAGGTTGCGGGGTTTGTACAGGAGTATCTGAGGATTATCTATTTGGGGCTGCCTGCGGTATTTCTTTATAACTGGTGTGCGGCCGTACTGCGCGGGGCAGGCGATACGGGAGCATCCCTTTGGATTCTCTTGCTTGCTATGGGGTTAAACACCATTCTTGACTTCCTCTTTGTCCTTTCCTTTGGCTTGGGGATGGCCGGCACTGCGTATGCTACCGTGGTTTCGCAGTTGTTCGCTGCTTTTATATGCCTGGGATATATGAAAAAACAGACTCCGAAACTGCTGTTTCATGCGAGAGATGTCTCTTTCCATTTTCCATTGTTTATGAGAACAATCATGTTGGGAACGATCTCTGCGCTCCATCAGTCAAGCCTCTATATCGGGAAACTGCTGGTACAGGGAGCCGTAAATACCGGCGGAACCGGAATGATATCCGCCTACACCGCCACGGCGCGGATCGAAGGGTTTGCCAATTCCTTCGGAGACAGCGGCTGTACGGCAATTTCAATCTTCACGGCACAAAACCGCGGAGCCCACAAAAGAGTGAGGATAAGGCAGGGATTTTTGTGTGGATTACGGATGATGGCGGGCCTGGGGCTGGTATTGTCCATAACTATGTTTTTGACATCAGGACCTGCTGTGATCTTGTTGATGGGGGCGGCATCTGGTCCGGTTTTAAACCATGCCAGGTCTTATATGAACGTGATATCCGTCTTTTATGTCCTCTGCTTCCTTGGCAATTCCTTTGTGGGCTTTTATCGCGGGCTTGGCATGGTACAGATTCCGGTCTTTGGTACCATCCTGCATATTTCGATCCGCGTAATTCTGTCCTATGTGTTGATCAGGCATTGGGGGCTGGCGGCGGTTGCTTTTGCTACCGGAGCCGGATGGGCAGCGGTGGTGCTGTTCCAGTGGATACTGTACCGGAGAGTTACCACCGAGCCGGAAGCTTGA
- a CDS encoding LysR family transcriptional regulator, with product MTHLEIEAFFEILKAGSISCAAQNLYVTQPALSRRIKVLEAELGYPLFERNRGKRNIVLTKQGEAFIAVAHKWLGVWQEAQEIKRLNSPRILNLSSVGSVSSYILPDVFEQFSQQYPQVSICFHNYHSYEAYQYIDSGLIDIAFISDHMYYKNVETIPAFFEPMVFVANNSCNYPDSVSPAMLKPSQEILLPWNPEYDAWHDYWFRSRPEFEVSLDQMDLLEHALLWKDTWAIVPASVADKIVGSHVSIHYLSSPPPDRIIYYLKKTCKQTETVSLFLKLLHKKLETIPQVTSYLSGAPD from the coding sequence ATGACTCATCTGGAAATTGAAGCATTTTTTGAGATACTGAAGGCCGGCTCCATATCCTGTGCCGCGCAGAATTTGTATGTGACCCAGCCGGCACTCAGCCGGAGAATCAAAGTCTTAGAAGCAGAACTGGGATATCCGTTATTTGAACGAAACAGGGGAAAGCGGAATATTGTCCTGACAAAGCAGGGAGAAGCATTCATTGCTGTCGCCCACAAATGGCTTGGCGTATGGCAGGAAGCCCAGGAAATCAAACGGCTTAACAGCCCCAGAATCCTAAATCTGTCCTCTGTGGGAAGCGTGAGCAGTTATATTCTGCCGGATGTTTTTGAACAATTCTCACAGCAGTATCCTCAAGTGAGCATCTGCTTTCACAACTACCATTCCTATGAAGCCTATCAGTATATAGACAGTGGGCTGATTGACATCGCTTTTATTTCGGACCATATGTATTATAAGAATGTGGAGACGATTCCCGCCTTTTTTGAGCCAATGGTCTTCGTTGCAAACAACAGTTGCAATTATCCTGACTCGGTTTCTCCTGCTATGCTGAAACCCAGTCAGGAAATCCTGCTTCCGTGGAACCCTGAGTACGATGCATGGCATGATTACTGGTTCCGCTCCAGGCCGGAATTCGAAGTATCGCTGGATCAGATGGATTTGCTGGAACATGCCCTGCTCTGGAAAGATACCTGGGCTATTGTCCCTGCGTCCGTGGCGGATAAAATCGTTGGCAGCCATGTCTCGATTCACTACCTGTCCTCGCCGCCGCCGGACCGGATTATATATTATCTGAAAAAAACGTGCAAGCAGACGGAGACCGTCTCCCTTTTTTTAAAGCTCCTTCATAAAAAGCTGGAGACAATACCACAGGTGACCTCCTATCTGTCAGGAGCGCCTGATTAA
- a CDS encoding helix-turn-helix transcriptional regulator, which produces MKIIRKVELKQAELFYLEQGGLEYETPQGKTAFTAGSGGFVNSNVLHMSRAKDGDGAVASLLHIFNPLLISGQSGSIIDRKYVSPLMTASHVEIIGLYPDQPSHVPVLEALRQSFRISEGGYGYEIRLRAALSEIWCSLLAMAETMEKGSKYNSRSSQKIKIMLAFIHKHCGDKLSVKEIAASAFISERECFRAFRDCLNMTPVEYVTSCRLQRACWMLSEGNEPITSICQTCGLGSSSYFGKVFRSCMGCSPKEYRLKWQNSDTRWQ; this is translated from the coding sequence ATGAAGATAATCCGTAAGGTAGAGCTTAAACAAGCGGAGCTGTTTTACTTGGAGCAGGGCGGCCTGGAATATGAAACGCCTCAGGGAAAGACTGCTTTTACGGCTGGCTCAGGGGGCTTTGTGAATTCAAATGTACTTCATATGTCCAGGGCAAAGGACGGGGACGGGGCAGTTGCCTCCCTCCTTCATATTTTTAACCCGCTGCTGATCAGCGGACAGAGCGGCAGCATCATTGACCGGAAATACGTCTCGCCCCTTATGACCGCTTCCCATGTGGAGATAATCGGGCTATATCCGGATCAGCCGTCCCACGTACCTGTTTTGGAAGCCCTTCGGCAGTCTTTTCGGATATCAGAGGGCGGCTATGGCTATGAAATACGTTTGCGGGCGGCTCTGTCTGAGATATGGTGCAGCCTTCTTGCCATGGCGGAGACCATGGAGAAAGGCTCCAAATACAACAGCCGGTCAAGTCAGAAAATAAAAATAATGCTGGCCTTCATCCACAAGCACTGCGGGGATAAGCTGTCGGTGAAGGAGATTGCAGCATCCGCATTCATCAGTGAGCGGGAGTGCTTCCGGGCGTTTCGGGACTGTCTGAACATGACTCCGGTAGAGTATGTGACCAGCTGCCGTTTACAGCGGGCGTGCTGGATGCTGTCTGAGGGAAACGAACCCATTACCAGCATATGCCAGACGTGCGGCCTGGGAAGCAGCAGCTACTTTGGCAAGGTGTTCCGAAGCTGCATGGGATGCAGCCCTAAAGAGTATCGGCTGAAGTGGCAGAATAGTGACACAAGATGGCAGTAA
- a CDS encoding N-acetylmuramoyl-L-alanine amidase family protein, with amino-acid sequence MLHMKRRLMMAAAGVLAALMVFPAYGASRKPIKSINLTIKAEIKPDTDFGDELIEIETSSNKYSVDGYEILNDDVEWREDTIPRIQITLTANDDYYFQSLPKDKVTIKGGAEFKNSKREDSSTTLLMEVELQALNTSLHALNNVVLTEDGIAAWDAIPAAGSYEVRVYRDDKAVGAVMTVGTNTCNCRERLQKGDTAYTVRVRPVSKFDAKEKGDWAESPSTYIPEEKAARFRENPTGGNGEWAQTPENGRWWYRNADGSYPANSWQQIGGKWYFFDAQGYMVTGWVQWDGKEYYCSDNGEMLTNCLTPDSFWVGEDGAKINQ; translated from the coding sequence ATGCTGCACATGAAGCGGAGATTAATGATGGCTGCGGCAGGAGTACTGGCTGCTCTGATGGTGTTTCCTGCATACGGCGCCAGCCGCAAACCCATTAAGTCCATAAACCTGACCATAAAAGCAGAGATAAAGCCGGATACGGATTTCGGAGACGAGCTCATAGAGATTGAGACCAGCAGCAACAAGTACTCTGTGGACGGCTATGAAATCCTGAATGACGATGTGGAATGGAGGGAGGACACCATACCCAGAATCCAGATTACCCTCACAGCCAACGATGATTATTATTTCCAGTCCCTTCCAAAGGATAAGGTGACCATAAAAGGCGGAGCAGAGTTCAAGAATTCCAAGCGGGAGGATTCCAGCACCACCCTGCTGATGGAAGTGGAGCTCCAGGCCCTGAATACCTCCCTTCATGCTTTGAACAATGTGGTTCTCACAGAAGACGGCATAGCCGCCTGGGACGCCATACCGGCAGCGGGCAGCTATGAGGTGCGTGTGTACAGGGACGACAAGGCAGTGGGCGCTGTCATGACAGTGGGTACCAATACATGCAACTGCCGCGAGCGCCTGCAGAAGGGCGATACGGCCTACACGGTCAGAGTGAGGCCCGTAAGCAAATTCGACGCCAAGGAAAAAGGAGACTGGGCGGAATCTCCCAGCACCTACATACCGGAGGAAAAGGCGGCCCGGTTCAGGGAGAACCCCACGGGAGGAAACGGAGAATGGGCACAGACCCCGGAGAACGGCAGATGGTGGTACCGCAATGCGGACGGCAGCTATCCGGCCAACAGCTGGCAGCAGATAGGCGGTAAGTGGTATTTCTTTGACGCACAGGGATATATGGTGACCGGATGGGTACAGTGGGACGGTAAAGAATACTACTGCTCCGACAACGGCGAGATGCTGACCAACTGTCTGACGCCGGATTCCTTCTGGGTAGGGGAAGACGGTGCAAAGATAAACCAGTAA
- a CDS encoding M28 family peptidase, which produces MNEEEWRKKICGETDTGYSYDLAKRMEQYRTNPVLGYRTAGSRAELETGGMLVREMESLGLADVHKDRISVDSWEFEKAVMLFTDSRGREHEFQLGAYQTDFHTGGFREFSLVYLGKGTAADYSQADVAGKLVLIDINQRDEWWINFPVYQARLKGAAALIAVQEQGYGEISDTALNAQDIAGPADAPAFSMSRADAGVLKAAMGEENQVRVRLDASSTVLKDQETYNIIGTIPGTEEGMILLSAHYDSYFSGFQDDNAAVAMMLGIARAVLRSGYKPRKTLVFCAMAAEEWGVVNSKYDWSAGAYEQVFTARPDWAGKVIADLNFELPAHAHGRKDAVRCVYEYADFLGEFITGLPAGFFTCQPYPEGVEVLSPIQTWSDDFSMAIGGIPSMVNDFSAGEFMETHYHSQYDNENFYQEPVYRFHHEMYAGLVLAFDRTAAVPMNFARLFEGAEASIDSSACRGAGADLPGLRVVLDKGIEAGEALYGKIREINRIYGRFLDRGEEEKAVKLAAGCRPFNRELLRIFKKEQDYFVRLSWHDDVLFPQQAVQENVRAMDRAIACLENHDLTGALEAVYTIDNNRYAFLFEEEVYTYFTEYVLNQPADRLKWGAGRIVHHQNLFGLVERLKAKAGEENPDTQEEYEVLVRARENQLCCYEDDIRYMMASAGKLLEAIRQAGQWAFNIKKDLDTDESKIQEE; this is translated from the coding sequence ATGAATGAGGAAGAGTGGAGAAAGAAAATCTGCGGGGAAACAGACACAGGATATTCCTATGACTTGGCCAAACGGATGGAACAGTACCGTACCAATCCTGTGCTGGGATACAGAACTGCCGGGTCAAGGGCGGAGCTTGAGACAGGCGGGATGCTGGTCCGGGAAATGGAGTCCCTGGGGCTTGCGGACGTACATAAGGACAGAATATCCGTGGACAGCTGGGAGTTTGAGAAGGCGGTCATGCTTTTTACGGACAGCCGGGGCAGGGAGCACGAGTTTCAATTGGGCGCTTACCAGACCGACTTTCATACCGGCGGATTCCGGGAATTCAGCCTGGTATACCTGGGAAAGGGGACGGCGGCAGATTACAGCCAGGCGGATGTGGCCGGAAAGCTGGTTCTCATTGATATCAACCAGAGAGATGAGTGGTGGATCAATTTTCCCGTATACCAGGCCCGGCTCAAAGGGGCGGCTGCCCTGATTGCTGTCCAGGAGCAGGGGTATGGGGAGATAAGCGACACGGCCCTTAACGCCCAGGACATAGCAGGGCCCGCTGACGCCCCAGCCTTTTCCATGTCCCGGGCGGACGCTGGTGTGCTGAAGGCGGCCATGGGGGAGGAAAATCAGGTGCGGGTGCGTCTGGACGCCTCATCCACGGTGCTTAAGGATCAGGAGACGTATAATATCATAGGAACCATACCGGGGACAGAAGAAGGAATGATTCTGCTGTCGGCCCATTACGACTCCTATTTCAGCGGATTCCAGGACGACAATGCCGCGGTGGCCATGATGCTGGGCATAGCCAGAGCCGTGCTTCGGTCAGGATATAAGCCCAGAAAGACACTTGTGTTCTGCGCCATGGCTGCGGAGGAGTGGGGCGTGGTGAATTCCAAATACGACTGGTCCGCCGGCGCATATGAGCAGGTGTTTACGGCCAGGCCTGACTGGGCGGGAAAGGTGATTGCGGACCTGAACTTTGAACTGCCTGCCCATGCCCATGGCAGGAAGGATGCTGTGCGGTGCGTGTATGAGTACGCGGATTTCCTGGGGGAATTTATAACCGGTTTGCCAGCCGGTTTTTTTACCTGCCAGCCATATCCGGAGGGAGTGGAAGTGCTGAGCCCCATACAGACTTGGTCGGATGATTTTTCCATGGCCATCGGAGGGATTCCGTCCATGGTCAATGATTTCAGCGCAGGCGAATTCATGGAGACCCATTACCATTCCCAGTATGACAATGAAAACTTTTACCAGGAACCGGTGTACCGCTTCCACCATGAGATGTACGCCGGCCTTGTCCTGGCTTTTGACAGGACAGCCGCAGTGCCCATGAATTTTGCAAGACTGTTTGAGGGAGCAGAGGCCAGTATTGACAGCAGCGCCTGCCGCGGGGCAGGAGCCGACCTGCCGGGGCTGCGTGTGGTTCTGGACAAGGGAATCGAAGCAGGAGAAGCCCTTTATGGAAAAATAAGGGAGATAAACAGGATATACGGACGGTTTCTGGACCGCGGCGAGGAAGAGAAAGCCGTTAAACTGGCAGCGGGGTGCCGGCCGTTTAACCGGGAACTTCTGCGAATCTTTAAAAAGGAACAGGATTATTTTGTCAGGCTGAGCTGGCACGACGATGTGCTCTTTCCCCAGCAGGCGGTCCAGGAAAATGTAAGGGCCATGGACAGGGCCATTGCCTGTCTTGAAAATCATGACCTGACCGGGGCTCTGGAGGCGGTCTATACCATAGACAACAACCGCTACGCGTTTTTGTTTGAGGAGGAGGTCTATACCTATTTTACGGAATACGTCCTGAACCAGCCTGCCGACCGGCTTAAATGGGGGGCTGGAAGGATTGTCCATCACCAGAACCTGTTTGGACTGGTTGAGAGGCTGAAAGCCAAGGCGGGAGAAGAAAACCCGGATACCCAGGAAGAATATGAGGTCCTTGTCAGGGCGAGGGAAAACCAGCTTTGCTGCTATGAGGATGATATCCGGTACATGATGGCATCCGCCGGCAAACTTCTGGAGGCAATCCGTCAGGCCGGGCAATGGGCTTTTAACATAAAAAAGGATTTAGATACAGATGAGAGTAAGATACAGGAGGAATAA
- a CDS encoding GNAT family N-acetyltransferase, with protein MESRQLYRVKEEDLPRLEKLLTGCFEHDPLYCKLIPDEEIRKRLLPELFACDLTEFYETCEIYSDSPEMNSLLVVSDETEPYNPLTYYLAEAWASLRTDEFLIKEDPSLKTLWKFMLGKDYLNSRWTAQLHQTERIHIIYLAVRPEMQHHGLAALLLGEVIRYADQHKLMISLETHNPDNVPLYEHFGFKVFGVMEKHFALRQYCLVREA; from the coding sequence ATGGAAAGCCGACAATTATACCGGGTCAAGGAGGAGGACCTGCCCAGATTGGAGAAACTGCTGACCGGGTGTTTTGAACACGACCCATTATACTGCAAACTGATCCCGGATGAGGAGATAAGGAAAAGGCTCTTGCCGGAGCTGTTTGCCTGTGACCTGACAGAATTCTATGAGACCTGCGAGATATACTCAGACAGCCCGGAGATGAATTCCCTGCTGGTTGTTTCCGACGAAACCGAGCCATATAACCCGCTGACCTATTATCTGGCAGAGGCATGGGCTTCTCTCAGGACCGATGAGTTCCTGATTAAGGAGGATCCCAGTCTTAAGACCCTGTGGAAGTTCATGCTGGGCAAGGATTACCTCAACTCCAGATGGACGGCCCAGCTTCACCAGACAGAACGGATACACATTATCTACCTGGCTGTCCGGCCGGAGATGCAGCACCACGGCCTGGCGGCCCTGCTGTTGGGAGAGGTCATCCGTTATGCTGACCAGCACAAGCTCATGATATCGCTGGAAACCCATAATCCGGATAATGTGCCCCTGTATGAGCATTTTGGATTTAAGGTTTTTGGCGTGATGGAAAAGCATTTTGCGTTGAGACAGTATTGTCTGGTAAGAGAGGCATAA
- the leuB gene encoding 3-isopropylmalate dehydrogenase: MDYNVTVIPGDGIGPEIVREARKVLDQVGRVYGHSFDYTEILMGGCSIDAYGVPLTEEALETAGKSDAVLLGAVGGDVGNSRWYDVAPNLRPEAGLLAIRKGLGLFANIRPAYLYKELAEACPLKKEIIGDGFDMVIMRELTGGLYFGDRYTREVDGVMTAVDTLAYNEKEIRRIAVKAFDIAMKRRKKVTSVDKANVLDSSRLWRKVVEEVAGDYPEVELSHMLVDNCAMQLVMNPGQFDVILTENMFGDILSDEASMITGSIGMLSSASMNESKFGLYEPSHGSAPDIAGKDMANPIATILSAAMLLRYSFDLDREADAIENAVQAVLTEGYRTGDIMSEGCVRVGTCKMGDLIAQRIG; this comes from the coding sequence ATGGATTATAATGTGACTGTGATTCCAGGTGATGGGATTGGACCGGAGATTGTGAGAGAGGCCAGGAAGGTGCTGGACCAGGTGGGAAGGGTGTACGGCCATTCGTTTGATTATACCGAGATTCTGATGGGGGGATGCTCCATTGACGCCTATGGGGTTCCGCTTACAGAGGAAGCCCTGGAGACAGCCGGAAAGAGCGATGCGGTGCTTCTGGGGGCCGTGGGCGGAGATGTGGGAAACTCACGGTGGTATGATGTGGCTCCCAATCTCAGGCCGGAAGCGGGACTTTTGGCTATCCGCAAGGGACTGGGGCTCTTTGCTAACATCAGGCCGGCTTATCTTTATAAGGAATTGGCTGAGGCATGCCCTCTGAAAAAGGAGATCATCGGGGACGGCTTTGATATGGTGATTATGAGGGAGCTTACCGGCGGTCTTTATTTTGGGGACAGGTATACAAGGGAAGTGGACGGCGTCATGACAGCCGTGGACACACTTGCATATAATGAAAAGGAAATCAGAAGGATTGCCGTTAAGGCCTTTGACATTGCCATGAAGCGCAGGAAGAAAGTAACCAGCGTGGATAAGGCCAATGTCCTTGATTCCTCCAGACTGTGGAGGAAGGTGGTGGAGGAAGTTGCCGGGGATTACCCGGAAGTGGAGCTGTCCCACATGCTGGTGGACAATTGTGCCATGCAGCTGGTCATGAATCCCGGTCAGTTTGACGTGATTCTCACGGAGAATATGTTTGGGGACATCCTTTCGGATGAAGCCAGCATGATTACCGGCTCTATCGGAATGCTGTCCTCGGCCAGCATGAATGAGAGCAAATTCGGCCTCTATGAGCCCAGCCACGGCTCTGCTCCCGATATAGCGGGAAAGGATATGGCCAATCCCATTGCCACCATTCTCTCAGCAGCCATGCTGCTGCGCTATTCCTTTGATTTGGACCGGGAGGCGGACGCCATCGAGAATGCTGTACAGGCTGTTCTGACCGAAGGATACCGCACCGGGGACATTATGTCGGAGGGATGCGTCAGGGTAGGCACCTGTAAAATGGGTGATTTGATTGCGCAACGGATTGGATGA
- the ilvD gene encoding dihydroxy-acid dehydratase: MKSDAVKTGMQQAPHRSLFNALGMTEEEMRKPLVGIVSSYNEIVPGHMNLDKIVDAVKLGVAMAGGTPVVFPAIAVCDGIAMGHIGMKYSLVTRDLIADSTECMALAHQFDALVMVPNCDKNVPGLLMAAARINVPTVFVSGGPMLAGHVKGHKTSLSSMFEAVGAYAAGNMSEEDVKEFENKACPTCGSCSGMYTANSMNCLTEVLGMGLRGNGTIPAVYSERIKLAKHAGMKVMEMYEKNIRPRDIMTKEAFMNALTMDMALGCSTNSMLHLPAIAHEAGVELNVDIANEISARTPNLCHLAPAGPTYIEDLNEAGGIYAVMKEISKKGLLNLNCMTVTGRTVGENIKDCVNKNPEVIRPVENPYSQTGGIAILKGNLAPDSAVVKRSAVAPEMLKHEGPARVFDCEEDAIDAIKGGRIVAGDVVVIRYEGPKGGPGMREMLNPTSAIAGMGLGSTVALITDGRFSGASRGASIGHASPEAAVGGPIALVEEGDIISIDIDNHKLNVLVSDEEMAARKARWQPRTPQVTTGYLARYASLVTSAERGAVLQVK, from the coding sequence ATGAAAAGTGATGCAGTTAAGACAGGTATGCAGCAGGCGCCCCACAGGTCCCTGTTTAATGCTCTTGGTATGACAGAGGAAGAGATGAGAAAGCCTCTGGTGGGTATTGTTAGTTCCTATAATGAGATAGTTCCGGGCCATATGAACCTGGATAAGATTGTGGATGCCGTGAAGCTGGGCGTTGCCATGGCCGGCGGCACCCCGGTGGTGTTCCCGGCCATTGCTGTCTGCGACGGTATTGCCATGGGACATATCGGCATGAAGTATTCCCTGGTGACCAGGGATTTGATTGCGGATTCCACGGAGTGTATGGCGCTGGCCCATCAGTTCGACGCGCTGGTAATGGTTCCCAACTGTGATAAGAATGTTCCCGGACTTCTGATGGCGGCGGCCAGGATTAATGTGCCCACGGTGTTTGTCAGCGGCGGCCCCATGCTGGCCGGTCATGTGAAGGGGCATAAAACCAGCCTTTCCAGTATGTTTGAGGCAGTGGGCGCTTACGCGGCAGGCAATATGTCCGAGGAGGATGTGAAGGAGTTTGAAAATAAGGCGTGTCCTACCTGCGGTTCCTGTTCCGGTATGTATACGGCTAACAGCATGAACTGCCTGACCGAGGTCCTGGGCATGGGACTCAGGGGAAACGGCACGATCCCGGCTGTTTACTCCGAGCGCATCAAGCTGGCCAAACATGCCGGCATGAAGGTGATGGAGATGTACGAGAAGAACATACGCCCAAGGGATATCATGACAAAAGAGGCATTCATGAACGCCCTGACTATGGATATGGCGCTGGGATGCTCCACCAACAGCATGCTTCACCTTCCTGCCATTGCCCATGAGGCGGGCGTGGAGCTGAACGTGGATATTGCCAACGAAATCAGCGCAAGGACTCCCAACCTGTGCCATCTGGCGCCGGCAGGTCCCACCTACATAGAGGATTTGAACGAGGCCGGGGGAATCTATGCGGTAATGAAGGAAATCAGCAAGAAGGGACTTTTGAATCTGAACTGCATGACTGTCACGGGCAGGACCGTGGGGGAAAACATAAAGGATTGTGTCAACAAGAACCCGGAGGTTATCCGTCCGGTGGAGAACCCATACAGCCAGACCGGCGGCATTGCCATATTAAAGGGCAATCTGGCCCCCGACTCCGCAGTGGTGAAACGCTCCGCTGTTGCGCCTGAAATGTTAAAGCATGAGGGACCGGCCAGGGTATTTGACTGCGAGGAGGATGCCATTGATGCCATCAAGGGCGGCAGGATTGTGGCCGGAGATGTGGTGGTCATCCGTTACGAAGGACCTAAGGGAGGCCCGGGCATGAGAGAGATGCTCAATCCTACTTCTGCCATTGCCGGTATGGGACTGGGGTCCACGGTGGCCCTGATTACAGACGGACGTTTCTCCGGCGCTTCCAGAGGCGCTTCCATCGGCCATGCCTCACCGGAGGCAGCAGTGGGCGGCCCCATTGCCCTGGTGGAGGAAGGGGATATTATCTCCATTGATATTGACAACCATAAGCTGAACGTGCTGGTATCTGACGAGGAGATGGCGGCCAGGAAGGCCAGGTGGCAGCCGCGTACACCGCAGGTCACCACGGGTTATCTGGCCAGATACGCGTCCCTGGTTACCTCCGCCGAGAGGGGAGCTGTGCTGCAGGTAAAGTAG